A genome region from Thermococcus onnurineus NA1 includes the following:
- a CDS encoding THUMP domain-containing protein, giving the protein MTVLIVTAPQGREGDAILELEWALEKVKVKGTDWKGVLLAETPLSREEVLERLKRFETQTIQRVIPLELLVPARMEEIEEAALKLAEKIDGTFAVRAKVRGNRTLKARELEIDLGSLIVERYGLKVDLSEPEYTLVVEVIGKKAGVGVLKPDEMLRFEVKD; this is encoded by the coding sequence ATGACAGTTCTGATCGTTACGGCACCTCAGGGCCGTGAGGGGGATGCAATCCTCGAGCTGGAATGGGCGCTGGAGAAGGTTAAGGTCAAGGGAACGGACTGGAAGGGTGTTCTCCTGGCCGAGACACCTCTGTCCCGTGAAGAAGTCCTTGAAAGGCTTAAGCGCTTCGAAACGCAGACAATACAGAGGGTCATCCCGCTGGAACTTCTTGTTCCTGCCAGAATGGAGGAGATAGAGGAAGCTGCCCTTAAGCTTGCAGAAAAAATCGATGGAACCTTCGCCGTTCGGGCAAAGGTTAGGGGAAACAGGACACTCAAGGCGAGGGAGCTTGAGATTGACCTCGGCTCTCTAATCGTCGAGCGCTACGGACTCAAAGTGGATCTGAGCGAGCCGGAGTACACCCTAGTCGTCGAGGTTATTGGGAAGAAGGCTGGAGTGGGGGTTCTCAAGCCCGATGAGATGCTCAGGTTCGAGGTTAAGGACTAG
- a CDS encoding family 4B encapsulin nanocompartment shell protein, which yields MREIKDILDRAIQELRVEGLEPDILLVGPGFLEYTIQVLRECKLKIYKIDELGYDAVVADSKYLGQIKRASRRISVEPLLKESEMWEEIKKLDV from the coding sequence ATGCGGGAGATTAAGGACATCCTTGATCGGGCCATTCAGGAGCTCAGGGTGGAGGGTCTTGAGCCGGACATCCTCCTCGTTGGTCCAGGTTTCTTGGAGTACACCATCCAGGTGCTTAGGGAGTGCAAGCTTAAGATATACAAGATTGATGAGCTCGGCTACGACGCGGTGGTTGCTGACTCCAAGTACCTCGGCCAGATAAAGCGCGCCTCCAGAAGGATTTCTGTCGAGCCTCTCCTCAAGGAAAGTGAAATGTGGGAAGAAATAAAGAAGCTGGACGTTTAG
- a CDS encoding AAA family ATPase, translating to METGGLKLYPYQSYEVYGLSRNPFEQLASEGIADVEGIHVYQEIDMRLQMILSEVIGNKSSIALSIVGPLGMGKTQRLKTIAKAIEENKGKAIYVKVDTNDILKLTRDIFYALKPPKSRTNIFLENLSKKLGFIDRLEKMLSDTKEYKSRDIAELLTEQMSKYPYCALLLDELENMQTASEQEKIQFFEMLRHFISNMPKGCIVAFACVPEAYEEYSKIFPAFFMRLHYEFKLRPMSLDEAYELVKKRLNMVRTRDTDDPLYPFTEEAIKLIHELGKGNPRQILRLLHYVLSEAAKHKFDPIDDYVVTTILEEPKSLEEYLTRIPKDYKDLVEAIVFEFNGGPISYIQVAKHVKRPGIQVYDQLNELIRLGFLVGDPKGNYKIPDYVRKFLEEASNREETE from the coding sequence ATGGAAACCGGCGGCCTTAAGCTTTACCCCTACCAGTCATACGAGGTTTATGGCCTTTCTCGGAACCCCTTCGAGCAGCTCGCAAGTGAGGGAATAGCCGACGTCGAGGGCATTCACGTCTATCAGGAAATCGACATGCGCCTGCAGATGATACTCTCCGAGGTCATAGGAAATAAAAGCTCCATAGCCCTCTCCATAGTCGGTCCCCTCGGAATGGGCAAAACCCAGAGGCTGAAAACTATAGCAAAGGCCATTGAAGAAAATAAAGGAAAAGCCATCTACGTCAAGGTTGATACCAATGACATCCTCAAACTTACGCGCGACATATTCTACGCACTGAAGCCGCCAAAGAGCAGGACGAATATCTTCCTTGAGAACCTGAGCAAAAAGCTTGGCTTTATTGACAGACTGGAAAAGATGCTAAGCGATACCAAGGAATACAAGAGCAGGGACATAGCCGAGCTTTTGACGGAGCAGATGAGCAAGTACCCCTACTGTGCCCTTCTCCTCGACGAGCTCGAGAACATGCAGACCGCGAGTGAGCAGGAGAAGATACAGTTCTTCGAGATGTTGAGACACTTCATAAGCAACATGCCCAAGGGTTGTATAGTGGCCTTTGCCTGTGTGCCCGAGGCCTACGAAGAATACAGCAAGATATTTCCCGCATTCTTCATGCGCCTGCATTATGAGTTCAAGCTGAGGCCGATGAGCCTCGACGAGGCTTACGAGCTCGTCAAGAAGAGGCTCAACATGGTCAGGACAAGGGACACCGACGACCCGCTTTATCCGTTCACGGAGGAGGCCATAAAGCTCATCCACGAGCTCGGAAAGGGCAACCCGAGACAGATTCTTCGCTTACTTCACTACGTTCTGAGCGAAGCTGCCAAGCACAAGTTCGATCCGATAGACGACTACGTGGTCACGACTATCCTCGAGGAGCCCAAGAGCCTTGAGGAATACCTCACGAGGATCCCGAAGGACTACAAGGACCTCGTCGAAGCTATAGTCTTCGAGTTCAACGGCGGACCGATCAGCTACATACAGGTCGCGAAACACGTCAAGAGGCCCGGAATACAGGTCTACGATCAGCTCAACGAGCTAATAAGGCTCGGCTTCCTCGTCGGTGATCCAAAAGGCAACTACAAGATTCCAGACTACGTCAGAAAGTTCCTCGAGGAGGCTTCGAATAGGGAGGAGACAGAATGA
- the trxB gene encoding thioredoxin-disulfide reductase — translation MFSLGGFSRGGEYEKKAWDVLIIGAGPAGFTAAIYAARFGLETLIISKDLGGNMALTDLIENYPGFPEGISGSELTTRMHEHVKKLGVDIVFDEVERIDPTECAYYEGPCKFVVRTKNGKEYKGKTIIIAVGAAPRKLNVPGEAEFTGRGVSYCATCDGPLFKGKKVIVVGGGNTALQEALYLKSIGVDVTLVHRRDQFRADKILQDRFKASGIPMILNTVVTEIKGTNKVEAVKLKNVKTGEETEMAVDGVFIFIGYEPKTDFVKHLGITDEYGYIPVDMHMRTKVKGIFAAGDITNVFKQIAVAVGQGAIAANSAKELLEEWGEKNGE, via the coding sequence ATGTTTAGTCTGGGAGGATTTTCACGCGGAGGCGAGTACGAGAAGAAGGCCTGGGACGTGCTCATCATAGGCGCGGGACCGGCTGGCTTCACCGCAGCGATATACGCGGCACGCTTCGGACTGGAGACCCTGATAATCAGCAAGGACCTCGGCGGAAACATGGCACTGACGGACCTCATAGAGAACTACCCCGGCTTCCCGGAGGGCATCAGCGGCTCGGAGCTCACCACCCGGATGCACGAGCACGTCAAAAAGCTTGGCGTTGACATCGTCTTTGACGAGGTCGAGAGGATCGACCCGACCGAGTGCGCCTATTACGAGGGCCCGTGCAAGTTCGTCGTCAGAACGAAGAACGGCAAGGAGTACAAGGGCAAGACCATAATCATAGCCGTCGGCGCCGCCCCAAGGAAGCTCAACGTTCCAGGCGAGGCCGAGTTCACAGGCAGGGGAGTCAGCTACTGCGCCACCTGCGACGGCCCGCTCTTCAAAGGCAAGAAGGTCATAGTTGTTGGAGGCGGAAACACCGCCCTTCAGGAGGCCCTCTACCTCAAAAGCATAGGCGTCGATGTCACCCTCGTCCACAGGCGTGACCAGTTCAGGGCCGACAAGATACTCCAGGACAGGTTCAAGGCCAGCGGAATTCCGATGATACTCAACACCGTCGTCACCGAGATTAAGGGAACCAACAAAGTCGAGGCGGTGAAGCTCAAGAACGTCAAGACCGGCGAGGAGACGGAGATGGCCGTTGACGGCGTCTTCATCTTCATAGGATACGAGCCGAAGACGGACTTCGTCAAGCACCTCGGCATAACCGACGAGTACGGTTACATTCCGGTTGATATGCACATGCGCACCAAGGTCAAGGGCATCTTCGCTGCTGGAGACATCACCAACGTCTTCAAGCAGATAGCCGTTGCAGTCGGTCAGGGTGCCATCGCTGCCAACTCAGCGAAGGAGCTCCTCGAGGAGTGGGGCGAGAAGAACGGGGAGTGA
- a CDS encoding ferritin-like domain-containing protein yields the protein MYDVDEIIETLQKLNYEEVLAYWIESEKEEAKFYKELAKRAWDLGLGEGLVKTFEKLAEDSLEHAKDLEGQFRVKYGRKPRSEVPPLEVLPLLDKFERADQLEEILKAAMESELIAHESYKLLAERVRDEELKKLYAKLAEVEWGHYELLKKRYEELKVRAI from the coding sequence ATGTATGACGTTGACGAGATAATTGAGACCCTCCAAAAATTGAACTACGAGGAGGTTCTGGCTTACTGGATAGAAAGTGAAAAGGAGGAGGCAAAATTTTACAAAGAACTAGCAAAAAGAGCCTGGGACCTTGGACTCGGTGAGGGGCTTGTGAAGACTTTTGAGAAGCTTGCTGAGGATTCCCTGGAACACGCAAAAGACCTAGAGGGACAGTTCAGAGTAAAGTACGGCAGAAAGCCGAGGAGTGAAGTTCCACCGCTTGAAGTTCTGCCCCTTCTCGATAAGTTTGAGAGAGCTGACCAGCTCGAGGAAATACTCAAGGCTGCGATGGAGAGCGAGCTGATAGCCCACGAGTCCTACAAGCTCCTAGCTGAAAGGGTTAGGGATGAAGAGCTAAAGAAACTCTATGCAAAGCTGGCCGAAGTAGAGTGGGGCCACTACGAGCTTCTCAAAAAGAGGTACGAAGAACTGAAAGTCAGAGCCATCTAA
- a CDS encoding SagB/ThcOx family dehydrogenase, with product MDYRHVSYMVILLVIVSSLLILVKPYLGRGGGETISGKVVLLPEPRLTGEMSLEEAIAMRKSVRSYRNEPLTLEQLSQLLWAAQGITHENKRSAPSAGATYPFEVYIVVGNVEGLKPGIYHYDPFKHSLTLVKEGDYRRALQKAALDQKWVGNASVDIVLVAFYGRTTSYYGDRGIRYVHMEAGHIGQNIYLQATALGLGTVAVGAFYDDQIAEILGTEGVPLYIFPVGVPG from the coding sequence ATGGACTACCGACACGTCTCGTATATGGTGATTCTGCTCGTCATAGTCTCTTCGCTTCTGATACTTGTAAAGCCCTACCTTGGGCGTGGAGGGGGTGAGACCATCTCGGGCAAAGTCGTTCTACTCCCGGAGCCCAGATTAACAGGCGAGATGAGCCTTGAAGAGGCCATAGCGATGAGAAAGAGTGTACGCTCCTATAGGAACGAGCCTCTAACCCTAGAACAGCTCTCTCAGCTTCTCTGGGCTGCTCAGGGTATAACGCACGAGAACAAACGAAGTGCCCCAAGCGCTGGAGCCACCTATCCCTTTGAGGTCTATATTGTCGTTGGAAACGTCGAGGGCCTTAAGCCGGGTATCTACCACTACGATCCCTTTAAGCACAGCCTGACGCTGGTAAAGGAGGGCGACTACAGGAGGGCACTGCAGAAGGCCGCCCTCGACCAGAAGTGGGTCGGAAACGCTTCTGTTGACATAGTCCTCGTGGCCTTCTATGGGAGAACGACCTCCTATTACGGCGACAGGGGAATAAGGTATGTCCACATGGAGGCCGGACACATCGGGCAGAACATATACCTTCAGGCCACCGCCCTCGGACTTGGAACCGTCGCTGTTGGGGCCTTCTATGATGATCAGATAGCCGAAATACTTGGGACAGAAGGTGTTCCTCTTTACATTTTTCCAGTGGGTGTTCCAGGATGA
- the deoC gene encoding deoxyribose-phosphate aldolase encodes MSDHIDVARYIDHTNLKPYATADDIIKLCDEAKRYNFYAVCVNPYRVKLAKEQLKGSNVKVATVIGFPLGATPTEVKVFEAKKALEDGADELDMVINIGALKDGDYEYVRRDIEEVVKVAHEKGAIVKVIIETCYLTEEEKIKACELAKEAGADFVKTSTGFGTGGATVEDVRLMRKVVGPDMGVKASGGVRTYEQAMAMIEAGATRIGTSSGVKIVEGAMDAGD; translated from the coding sequence ATGAGCGATCACATCGATGTCGCCAGGTATATCGACCATACGAATCTCAAACCTTACGCTACCGCTGATGACATAATCAAGCTCTGTGATGAGGCCAAGCGCTACAACTTCTACGCCGTCTGCGTCAATCCCTACCGCGTCAAACTCGCCAAGGAGCAGCTCAAAGGCTCGAACGTAAAAGTGGCCACTGTCATAGGATTTCCACTCGGTGCAACTCCCACAGAAGTTAAGGTCTTCGAGGCGAAGAAAGCACTTGAAGACGGCGCTGATGAGCTGGATATGGTGATAAACATCGGCGCGCTGAAGGACGGCGATTATGAGTACGTTAGGCGAGACATAGAGGAGGTCGTTAAGGTCGCCCATGAAAAGGGGGCAATAGTCAAGGTCATTATCGAGACCTGCTATCTAACGGAGGAGGAGAAAATCAAGGCCTGCGAGCTGGCTAAGGAGGCTGGAGCGGACTTTGTGAAGACCTCGACCGGCTTCGGAACCGGTGGCGCAACAGTCGAGGACGTCAGGCTGATGAGAAAGGTCGTTGGTCCAGACATGGGTGTCAAAGCATCTGGAGGAGTCAGGACATACGAGCAGGCAATGGCTATGATAGAGGCTGGCGCGACGAGGATAGGGACCTCGAGTGGCGTGAAGATTGTGGAGGGGGCGATGGATGCGGGAGATTAA
- a CDS encoding respiratory chain complex I subunit 1 family protein, whose amino-acid sequence MDVMANIIYPVAGLIGLYAFVSLASLVWEGIDRKLVARMQRRVGPPLLQPLYDFFKLASKETIIPNTANFMFRAAPVLALATAIALLAYTPMGFAPLLASKGDVIVFIYLLTLIGFFKILGGISSGSPYAKIGAAREAAIMVSREPAMMLALFAIIWRLGKLGVNKPFSMEVFYQYNIWEIGTPLSLIGAVILLYVFVIWLASEIEVGYFNIPDAEEEIAEGLLAEYSGRYLALLKLTKALKTYIAASLVVAIFFPWGIADYFNLTGLPANVVNLLFHTLKVFILLFAVQSVFRATTGRLKITQAVDFLWKNVFLASLIGTLLIAMEVIM is encoded by the coding sequence ATGGACGTAATGGCGAACATCATTTATCCGGTAGCAGGTTTAATAGGCCTTTACGCTTTCGTCTCACTGGCATCGCTCGTCTGGGAAGGTATAGACAGAAAGCTCGTCGCAAGGATGCAGAGAAGGGTAGGACCGCCGCTTCTCCAGCCCCTCTATGACTTCTTCAAGCTAGCGAGCAAGGAAACAATAATCCCCAACACGGCTAACTTTATGTTTAGAGCCGCACCTGTACTCGCCCTGGCAACGGCCATAGCACTCCTCGCTTACACCCCGATGGGCTTTGCTCCACTACTCGCGAGCAAGGGAGACGTCATCGTTTTCATATATCTCCTCACCCTCATTGGCTTCTTCAAGATACTCGGTGGCATAAGCTCAGGAAGCCCCTACGCAAAGATAGGAGCTGCAAGGGAAGCAGCAATAATGGTTTCCAGAGAGCCTGCCATGATGCTGGCCCTATTCGCTATAATATGGCGTCTTGGAAAACTCGGAGTCAACAAGCCATTCAGCATGGAGGTCTTCTACCAGTACAACATTTGGGAAATAGGTACCCCGCTCAGCCTTATAGGTGCCGTAATCCTCCTTTACGTCTTCGTCATTTGGCTGGCAAGTGAAATAGAAGTCGGATATTTCAACATACCCGATGCAGAGGAGGAGATAGCCGAGGGACTGCTCGCCGAGTACAGCGGGCGCTACCTGGCCCTGTTAAAGCTCACGAAGGCACTGAAAACTTACATAGCAGCATCGCTCGTCGTAGCAATATTCTTCCCCTGGGGAATAGCAGATTACTTCAACCTCACCGGACTTCCAGCAAACGTCGTAAACCTGCTCTTCCATACACTCAAGGTATTCATACTGCTCTTTGCTGTGCAGAGTGTCTTCAGGGCCACTACAGGCAGACTCAAAATAACGCAGGCGGTTGACTTCCTCTGGAAGAACGTCTTCTTAGCTTCGCTCATCGGCACACTCCTTATCGCCATGGAGGTGATAATGTGA
- a CDS encoding 4Fe-4S dicluster domain-containing protein codes for MRLSPLIPTVLRNMFKKPATNLFPATEPVPVPDNFRGQLKYNVDKCVGCRMCVTVCPAGVFVFLPEIRKVALWTARCVYCSQCVDVCPTAALQMSDEFLLASYNNYDDKFIPLKPEKVEEIKKKLEEQKKAKAAAAAKKAMEKKEAGKEAKK; via the coding sequence GTGAGGCTCTCCCCACTCATCCCCACCGTGCTCAGAAACATGTTCAAAAAGCCTGCCACCAACCTCTTTCCTGCGACTGAACCAGTGCCGGTTCCAGATAACTTCAGGGGCCAGCTGAAGTACAACGTGGACAAGTGTGTCGGCTGCAGGATGTGCGTCACAGTCTGTCCAGCCGGCGTCTTCGTCTTCCTACCTGAGATAAGGAAGGTCGCTCTGTGGACCGCTAGATGTGTCTACTGCTCGCAGTGTGTTGACGTTTGTCCGACCGCAGCCCTCCAGATGAGCGATGAGTTCCTGCTGGCAAGCTACAACAACTACGACGACAAGTTCATCCCGCTCAAGCCCGAAAAGGTTGAAGAGATAAAGAAGAAACTGGAGGAGCAAAAGAAAGCGAAGGCAGCTGCAGCTGCCAAGAAAGCCATGGAGAAAAAGGAAGCAGGGAAAGAGGCCAAAAAGTGA
- a CDS encoding CGP-CTERM-anchored Cys-rich protein, giving the protein MKRVMVLIVFLMFALTPLSEACMSPTDVYAVEVVLNKPGIIYKPYPAFNALHNAIVENDTFIFRSHYDKRLVVVLWNASDGPHLRIEIPAEWRETGLTKTAFNASLLITTDALEKLKADGWKTRDNLTFTRDNVTITLTPVAGEECTLDGDCATGGCSGEVCAPREEATRIVTPCVYREWYTCLGLTSCGCVNGICTWKPNDAFESCLREHGIDPEKVIRAGLVRVEVEAYNMEPGEVEAAVKDFLSAFGVDCNPALTFVEPMSGRLVPVVDSSEVNFSEAVKVELEWLRDVGVLQISDEDIEAIAKVAGPGKAGPNSHIGWYETKDGTYAWIPYEESLNPMLVRCTTDEVPTYNLPNGTAYVGPTVTQSPSTDATTSTESSPNGGICGPALVVGLSLFAFLRRR; this is encoded by the coding sequence ATGAAGAGGGTTATGGTGCTGATTGTGTTTTTGATGTTCGCTCTAACACCCCTGTCCGAGGCCTGCATGAGCCCCACCGATGTCTATGCGGTCGAGGTCGTTCTGAACAAGCCAGGGATAATTTACAAGCCGTATCCCGCTTTCAATGCTCTTCACAACGCAATAGTCGAGAATGATACCTTCATCTTTCGCTCCCACTACGACAAAAGGCTTGTAGTTGTACTGTGGAACGCCAGCGACGGTCCCCACCTGAGGATAGAGATTCCGGCAGAGTGGAGAGAGACTGGGTTGACTAAAACAGCCTTCAACGCCTCGCTCCTGATAACAACTGACGCACTTGAAAAGTTGAAGGCTGATGGATGGAAAACGAGGGACAATCTAACTTTTACCAGGGACAACGTCACGATAACCCTGACGCCGGTGGCTGGGGAAGAGTGCACTTTGGATGGGGACTGCGCTACTGGCGGCTGCTCCGGGGAAGTATGCGCTCCAAGGGAAGAGGCCACCAGGATAGTAACCCCTTGCGTCTATCGCGAGTGGTACACCTGCCTTGGCCTGACGAGCTGCGGCTGCGTAAACGGGATCTGCACCTGGAAGCCAAACGATGCCTTTGAGTCCTGCCTGAGGGAGCACGGGATTGATCCTGAGAAAGTTATCCGGGCGGGTCTCGTGAGGGTGGAGGTTGAAGCTTACAACATGGAGCCTGGAGAGGTTGAGGCTGCCGTTAAGGACTTTCTCTCGGCCTTTGGTGTTGACTGCAACCCGGCGTTGACCTTCGTGGAACCCATGAGTGGAAGGCTCGTTCCTGTGGTTGATTCCTCCGAGGTGAACTTCTCGGAGGCGGTAAAAGTCGAGCTCGAGTGGCTGAGGGATGTCGGGGTGCTCCAAATAAGCGACGAAGACATCGAAGCGATAGCTAAAGTTGCCGGGCCTGGAAAGGCGGGACCTAACTCCCACATCGGCTGGTACGAGACAAAAGACGGCACTTATGCGTGGATACCCTACGAGGAGAGCCTTAATCCAATGCTGGTCAGGTGCACCACCGATGAGGTGCCCACCTACAACCTCCCGAACGGAACTGCCTATGTTGGCCCAACAGTAACCCAGTCCCCATCCACAGATGCCACCACGTCGACGGAGAGTTCACCAAATGGTGGAATATGCGGTCCTGCCTTAGTCGTTGGGCTGTCGCTGTTTGCCTTCCTGCGGAGGAGGTGA
- a CDS encoding metal-dependent hydrolase, with the protein MNYEEHVLAGIITYPLAIAVASILKNFGLPVELSTMAMVLGYALYVLGSDLPDMDHPNALIHRGTKPLVSVAVGSVVYLRSVDIVNIGTEWKNITLAWIIGAIAGVIAWYGFTAIMPKHRGIIHSLLFAFVYGLLAFTLGNFGIGLSFEESVFLGFAAFSGYTLHLILDRDVSLV; encoded by the coding sequence ATGAACTACGAGGAGCACGTGCTAGCCGGGATAATAACGTATCCCCTGGCTATCGCGGTGGCTTCCATCCTCAAAAACTTTGGTCTTCCGGTTGAGCTCAGCACAATGGCAATGGTGCTCGGTTACGCCCTCTACGTTTTGGGAAGCGACCTGCCGGACATGGATCATCCCAACGCCCTCATCCACCGCGGAACGAAGCCGCTAGTCTCAGTTGCAGTCGGCAGCGTCGTCTACCTCAGGAGCGTAGACATTGTAAACATCGGGACTGAGTGGAAGAACATCACCCTCGCATGGATTATTGGGGCCATAGCAGGAGTCATAGCATGGTATGGCTTCACGGCCATAATGCCGAAGCACAGGGGCATAATTCACTCCCTGCTATTTGCCTTCGTTTACGGTCTGCTCGCATTCACACTCGGAAACTTTGGTATTGGACTGTCATTTGAAGAATCCGTCTTCCTCGGCTTTGCGGCCTTCAGCGGCTACACACTCCACTTAATACTCGACAGGGACGTCTCGCTGGTGTGA
- a CDS encoding ECF transporter S component codes for MGDLTEMLKPYVPYVLGGAIIVYLAYLWANREKFRSANVMAISAMMAAVVGVTTAFVTITIPATGGYLNFGDTMVMFTAMVFGPVIGVFAGGVGSALGDVIAGYPGWAPITLVVKGLEGLAVGYLARRSDNVSTLIIAGIVGGVIMITGYFLFEAYMFGIPAAAQEVPPNIVQAVTGVLVGTGLAQAIKKRYPEVEDLI; via the coding sequence ATGGGAGATCTAACTGAAATGCTAAAACCCTACGTGCCCTATGTACTTGGAGGGGCGATCATAGTCTACCTCGCCTACCTCTGGGCCAACAGAGAGAAGTTCAGAAGCGCCAATGTTATGGCAATATCTGCAATGATGGCGGCCGTAGTGGGTGTCACCACTGCATTCGTCACGATAACTATTCCGGCGACCGGCGGCTACCTCAACTTCGGCGACACGATGGTGATGTTCACAGCTATGGTCTTCGGACCCGTTATTGGTGTCTTCGCAGGTGGTGTCGGCTCTGCCCTTGGCGATGTTATAGCAGGATATCCTGGATGGGCGCCAATAACGCTCGTCGTCAAGGGACTGGAAGGCCTCGCTGTTGGTTATCTGGCAAGGAGAAGCGACAATGTCTCGACGCTCATCATAGCCGGAATAGTCGGCGGAGTAATAATGATAACCGGCTACTTCCTGTTCGAGGCGTACATGTTTGGAATTCCGGCGGCGGCCCAGGAAGTCCCACCCAACATCGTCCAGGCGGTCACAGGTGTTTTAGTCGGCACCGGGCTAGCACAGGCGATAAAGAAGAGGTATCCCGAGGTCGAGGACCTCATCTAA
- a CDS encoding ornithine aminotransferase — MVVRPNVKELPGPKAQEIIKKNFEALAVTTQDPDTLPIVIDHGDGILVYDVDGNVFYDFGSGVGVLNVGHAHPRVVEAVKKQAEKFTHFALNDFFYENAIILANKLAELAPGDFPKKVVYQNSGAEANEAMMKLVKYGTGRKRFIAFYHAFHGRTQAVLSLTASKWVQQERFFPTMPGVEHIPYPNPYRNPWHIDGYAEPDELVNRVIEFIEEYVFRHVPPEEVGAIVFEPIQGEGGYVVPPKNFFKELKKLADNYGILLADDEVQMGVGRTGKFWAIEHFGIAPDTIQFGKAIGGGIPLAGVVHRADIAFDKPGRHASTFGGNPVAIAAGIEVVEIVKELLPHVQDVGDYLHKRLKELEEKYEVIGDARGLGLAQAVEIVKSKDTKEKHPELRNEIVKEAVKRGLILLGCGDNSIRFIPPLTISKEEIDVAMEIFEESLKAALQ; from the coding sequence ATGGTGGTTAGGCCAAACGTTAAGGAGCTTCCCGGGCCGAAGGCTCAGGAGATAATAAAGAAGAACTTCGAGGCTCTGGCAGTTACCACCCAGGATCCCGATACCCTCCCCATAGTCATCGACCACGGTGATGGCATACTCGTCTACGACGTCGACGGAAACGTCTTCTACGACTTCGGAAGCGGTGTCGGTGTTCTCAACGTCGGCCACGCCCACCCGAGGGTCGTTGAGGCCGTCAAAAAGCAGGCTGAGAAGTTCACTCACTTCGCGCTGAACGACTTCTTCTACGAGAACGCCATAATACTAGCCAACAAGCTTGCAGAGCTGGCTCCAGGCGACTTCCCGAAGAAGGTCGTTTACCAGAACAGCGGTGCCGAGGCCAACGAGGCCATGATGAAGCTCGTCAAGTACGGCACCGGCAGGAAGAGGTTCATAGCCTTCTACCACGCCTTCCACGGCAGGACCCAGGCCGTTCTCAGCCTCACCGCGAGCAAGTGGGTCCAGCAGGAGCGCTTCTTCCCGACCATGCCGGGCGTCGAGCACATTCCCTATCCTAACCCCTACAGGAACCCCTGGCACATTGATGGCTACGCCGAGCCGGACGAGCTCGTTAACAGGGTCATTGAGTTCATCGAAGAGTACGTCTTCCGCCACGTTCCGCCCGAAGAGGTTGGTGCCATAGTCTTCGAGCCGATACAGGGTGAGGGTGGATACGTCGTTCCACCGAAGAACTTCTTTAAGGAGCTGAAGAAGTTAGCGGACAACTACGGAATACTCCTCGCGGATGACGAGGTTCAGATGGGTGTTGGCAGAACGGGCAAGTTCTGGGCCATTGAGCACTTTGGCATTGCCCCGGACACCATCCAGTTCGGTAAGGCCATAGGTGGCGGCATTCCGCTCGCCGGTGTCGTCCACAGGGCCGACATAGCGTTCGACAAGCCGGGCAGGCACGCTTCGACCTTCGGCGGCAATCCAGTGGCAATAGCGGCTGGAATAGAGGTCGTAGAGATCGTCAAGGAGCTCCTGCCGCACGTCCAGGATGTCGGTGACTACCTCCACAAGCGCCTCAAGGAGCTTGAGGAGAAGTACGAGGTCATCGGAGATGCCAGAGGTCTTGGACTGGCTCAAGCCGTTGAGATTGTCAAGAGCAAGGACACCAAGGAGAAGCACCCAGAGCTCAGGAACGAAATCGTCAAGGAAGCCGTCAAGCGCGGCCTTATACTCCTCGGCTGCGGCGACAACAGCATAAGGTTCATCCCACCACTGACCATCAGCAAGGAAGAGATCGACGTGGCTATGGAAATATTCGAGGAGAGCCTCAAGGCCGCTCTCCAGTGA